One segment of Fuscovulum ytuae DNA contains the following:
- a CDS encoding PucC family protein, which translates to MILRKKDLQKFTANWLPFADVASESLPLAQLLRLSLFQVSVGMAQVLLLGTLNRVMIVELSVPAMIVAAMIAIPVLVAPFRALLGHRSDTHRSALGWKRVPYLWFGSLWQMGGLAVMPFALLVLSGDRTFEVPYAGEILAAIAFLMTGLGMHMTQTAGLALASDRATDDTRPRVVALLYVANLLGMGVSALAIGWLLQNFDPLTLVKVVQGCGLATLILNLIALWKQERFRPMSKAEREEPRARFSDAWADLMAGGTAGRLLVVVVLGTLGFAMQDVLLEPYGGEILGLSVSQTTFLTAMSAAGALTGFLLAARWLARKVDPYRLAARGILAGIAAFSAVIFAAPLHSTALFFAGAGLIGFGGGLFAIATLTVAMTMPVGSLAGAGIALGAWGAAQATAQGLSIFMGGTIRDVVGHLATSGALGAGLADPAMGYSFVYHLEIGLLFATLAALGPMVRLRPLLDPNDKTSGDTRLRLAEFPT; encoded by the coding sequence ATGATCCTCCGCAAGAAAGACCTGCAGAAATTCACCGCCAATTGGCTGCCCTTCGCCGATGTGGCCTCGGAAAGCCTACCGCTCGCGCAGCTTTTGCGCCTGTCGCTGTTTCAGGTGTCAGTTGGCATGGCGCAGGTTCTGCTCCTTGGCACGCTGAACCGGGTGATGATCGTGGAACTGTCGGTTCCCGCCATGATCGTGGCGGCGATGATCGCCATCCCGGTCCTTGTCGCGCCCTTCCGCGCGCTTCTGGGTCACCGCTCCGACACCCACCGCTCTGCCCTTGGCTGGAAGCGGGTGCCCTATCTCTGGTTCGGCTCGCTCTGGCAGATGGGGGGGCTCGCCGTCATGCCCTTCGCCCTTTTGGTCCTATCGGGCGACCGCACCTTCGAAGTGCCCTATGCCGGCGAAATCCTTGCCGCCATCGCCTTCCTGATGACCGGCCTCGGCATGCATATGACCCAGACGGCGGGGCTTGCTTTGGCCTCTGATCGGGCGACCGATGACACCCGCCCCCGCGTCGTGGCCCTCCTCTACGTGGCAAACCTTCTGGGCATGGGGGTTTCCGCGCTGGCCATTGGCTGGCTCTTGCAGAACTTCGACCCGCTCACGCTGGTCAAGGTGGTGCAGGGCTGCGGTCTTGCCACCCTGATCCTTAACCTCATCGCGCTGTGGAAGCAGGAACGCTTCCGCCCCATGTCAAAGGCCGAGCGTGAAGAACCCCGCGCCCGCTTTTCCGACGCTTGGGCCGATCTGATGGCAGGTGGCACTGCAGGTCGTCTGCTGGTCGTGGTCGTCCTCGGCACGCTGGGCTTTGCAATGCAGGACGTGCTGCTGGAACCCTATGGCGGCGAAATCCTCGGCCTGTCCGTGTCGCAGACCACCTTCCTCACCGCCATGTCGGCGGCGGGGGCGCTCACCGGCTTCCTGCTTGCCGCCCGCTGGCTGGCGCGCAAGGTCGATCCCTACCGCCTAGCCGCACGTGGCATCCTTGCGGGCATCGCCGCCTTCTCGGCGGTGATCTTCGCGGCCCCCCTTCATTCCACCGCGCTTTTCTTTGCGGGCGCGGGCCTCATCGGCTTTGGCGGCGGCCTCTTCGCCATCGCCACCCTGACCGTCGCGATGACGATGCCGGTGGGCAGCCTCGCCGGCGCGGGCATCGCCCTTGGCGCCTGGGGCGCGGCACAGGCCACCGCGCAGGGCCTGTCGATCTTCATGGGCGGCACGATCCGCGACGTGGTGGGCCATCTGGCCACGTCCGGTGCTCTTGGTGCCGGACTGGCCGACCCGGCGATGGGCTATTCCTTCGTCTATCACCTCGAAATCGGGCTGCTCTTTGCAACCCTTGCCGCCCTCGGACCGATGGTCCGGCTGCGCCCCCTTCTCGACCCGAACGACAAGACCTCCGGCGATACGCGCCTGCGCCTCGCCGAATTCCCAACCTGA
- the puhA gene encoding photosynthetic reaction center subunit H: MVGVNFFGNFDLASLSIWLFWAFFALLIYYLQTENMREGYPLELEDGSPAPNQGPFPVPKPKTFKLPHGKGEVTVPSTANEAAHRRSDLALARTAVSEGFPHAPTGNPLADGVGPASWVPRRDEPELDGHGHAKIVPMGQAKGFVISAGRDPRGLPVQAADLEVVGRVSDMWVDAPEQLVRYLEIELNDGGKRLVPMMLARIWPDRVRVRALASDSFAGIPQTKSLTTVTKLEEDKISGYVAGGWMYDAAKRKHGY, translated from the coding sequence ATGGTAGGTGTCAACTTCTTTGGAAACTTCGATCTGGCAAGCCTGTCGATCTGGCTCTTCTGGGCCTTCTTCGCGCTGCTGATCTACTATCTGCAAACCGAAAACATGCGTGAAGGCTACCCGCTGGAACTTGAGGACGGCTCGCCCGCCCCGAACCAAGGGCCCTTCCCGGTGCCAAAGCCCAAGACCTTCAAACTGCCGCATGGCAAGGGTGAGGTGACAGTGCCGTCCACCGCCAACGAAGCGGCCCACCGCCGCAGCGATCTGGCACTGGCCCGTACCGCCGTCTCCGAAGGCTTCCCCCACGCCCCGACCGGCAATCCGCTGGCCGATGGCGTCGGCCCCGCCTCTTGGGTGCCGCGCCGCGACGAGCCGGAACTTGACGGCCACGGCCATGCCAAGATCGTCCCGATGGGGCAGGCCAAGGGCTTCGTCATCAGCGCCGGGCGCGACCCGCGCGGCCTGCCGGTGCAAGCCGCCGATCTCGAAGTCGTGGGCCGCGTCTCCGACATGTGGGTCGACGCCCCCGAACAGCTCGTCCGCTATCTGGAGATCGAACTGAACGATGGTGGCAAGCGCCTTGTGCCGATGATGCTCGCGCGGATCTGGCCGGACCGCGTCCGCGTCCGCGCGCTGGCCTCGGACAGCTTTGCAGGCATCCCGCAGACCAAATCCCTCACCACCGTGACGAAACTCGAAGAAGACAAGATCTCGGGCTACGTCGCGGGTGGCTGGATGTACGACGCAGCCAAGCGCAAGCACGGCTACTGA
- the puhB gene encoding photosynthetic complex putative assembly protein PuhB, with amino-acid sequence MSDHDDFAFDVAPGIPAPLPKGEEVLWQGRPDTSALAREAFKIRWIAAYMALIVLWKAGAGFVDGGLALALLRGLPYAVLALAAVAVVWLLAWAQARATVYTVTSARVLMKIGAALSVTYNIPFAQVATARLDLKSKGTGTIALETMGDTRLAFLALWPHLRPGRLKRTEPALRCIPDAERVARLLAEAAEARLAMPVITRADPAMGDAVAAE; translated from the coding sequence ATGTCAGACCATGATGATTTCGCCTTCGATGTGGCCCCGGGCATTCCCGCGCCACTCCCCAAAGGGGAAGAGGTCCTCTGGCAGGGCCGCCCCGACACCTCGGCCCTTGCGCGCGAGGCTTTTAAGATCCGCTGGATCGCCGCCTATATGGCGCTGATCGTGCTCTGGAAGGCGGGTGCCGGCTTTGTCGATGGCGGTCTCGCCCTCGCCTTGCTGCGCGGCCTGCCCTATGCCGTCCTTGCCCTTGCCGCCGTTGCGGTGGTCTGGCTTCTCGCTTGGGCACAGGCGCGGGCGACGGTCTATACCGTCACCTCGGCCCGCGTCCTTATGAAGATCGGCGCCGCGCTTTCGGTCACCTACAACATCCCCTTCGCGCAAGTTGCCACGGCGCGGCTGGACCTGAAATCCAAAGGTACCGGCACCATCGCGCTGGAAACCATGGGCGACACGCGTCTGGCCTTTCTGGCGCTCTGGCCGCATCTGCGCCCCGGCCGCCTGAAACGCACCGAACCCGCCCTGCGCTGCATCCCCGATGCCGAACGGGTGGCCAGACTACTGGCCGAGGCCGCCGAGGCCCGCCTTGCCATGCCTGTCATCACCCGTGCCGATCCGGCGATGGGCGATGCCGTGGCTGCGGAATGA
- the puhC gene encoding photosynthetic complex assembly protein PuhC, which produces MQTRQPALHNQKAEMIPTALLRAMFALAVVTLAITTAAVVSGRPTVGQPKAADVVETRAIILEGLDAQAVKVLNPDGTLLADLPHGGFITVIQNAMARERLTHRVEGNPPVNIVRYANGRLVAEDPTTGWSAELYAFGADNKAAFERLLDQ; this is translated from the coding sequence ATGCAAACCCGTCAACCCGCCCTGCACAACCAAAAGGCCGAGATGATCCCCACCGCCCTCCTGCGCGCCATGTTCGCGCTGGCAGTGGTCACGCTCGCCATCACCACGGCTGCCGTGGTGTCAGGTCGCCCCACCGTCGGCCAGCCCAAGGCCGCCGATGTGGTCGAAACCCGCGCGATCATCCTCGAAGGCCTTGATGCCCAGGCCGTCAAGGTTCTGAACCCTGATGGCACCCTTCTGGCCGACCTGCCGCATGGCGGCTTCATCACCGTCATCCAGAACGCCATGGCGCGCGAGCGTCTCACCCACCGGGTCGAAGGGAACCCACCCGTCAACATCGTCCGCTACGCCAATGGCCGCCTCGTCGCCGAAGACCCGACCACGGGTTGGAGCGCCGAACTTTACGCCTTTGGTGCCGACAACAAAGCCGCGTTTGAACGGCTGCTTGATCAATAA
- the acsF gene encoding magnesium-protoporphyrin IX monomethyl ester (oxidative) cyclase: MADAFDTTAMATETTLLNPRFYTTDFDEMDRIDVTPVRAEWDKLLGQMKSDPNKGHFKKNADWDTVDWQGMDPALRAEFIDFLVSSCTAEFSGCVLYKEMKRRGSNPDICELFSYMSRDEARHAGFINDALREAGVAVNLGFLTKAKKYTYFRPKFIYYATYLSEKIGYARYITIYRHLEAHPEQRFHPIFKWFKEWCNDEFSHGEAFALLMRTDPALTQSFANKLWIRFFLTAVYSTMWVRDHARVDFHNALGVDIDWYDQEVYRKTSIIARQVFPVELDIDHPRWIPGLRRMDQAMRDMDAAKRKGGIAGWIGHKTASARAALAFAGLYLIPVKHMTPPANVRLEPSF, encoded by the coding sequence ATGGCCGATGCCTTCGACACCACCGCGATGGCGACCGAAACCACGCTTCTCAACCCGCGCTTTTACACCACCGATTTCGACGAGATGGACCGCATCGACGTCACGCCTGTCCGCGCGGAATGGGACAAGCTTCTGGGTCAGATGAAATCCGACCCGAACAAGGGACACTTCAAGAAGAACGCTGATTGGGACACGGTCGATTGGCAGGGCATGGACCCCGCCCTTCGCGCCGAATTCATCGACTTCCTTGTCTCCTCCTGCACCGCCGAATTCTCCGGCTGCGTGCTTTACAAGGAAATGAAACGCCGCGGCTCCAACCCCGATATCTGCGAGCTGTTCAGCTATATGTCCCGCGACGAGGCCCGTCATGCAGGCTTTATCAACGATGCCCTGCGCGAGGCCGGCGTGGCCGTCAACTTGGGCTTTCTGACCAAGGCCAAGAAATACACCTACTTCCGGCCCAAGTTCATCTACTACGCCACCTACCTTTCGGAAAAGATCGGCTACGCCCGCTACATCACCATCTATCGGCACCTCGAGGCGCATCCCGAACAGCGCTTCCATCCGATCTTCAAGTGGTTCAAGGAATGGTGCAACGACGAGTTCAGCCATGGTGAGGCCTTCGCGCTTCTGATGCGCACCGACCCCGCGCTGACCCAGTCCTTCGCGAACAAGCTCTGGATCCGCTTCTTCCTGACCGCCGTCTATTCCACCATGTGGGTGCGCGATCATGCCCGCGTCGATTTCCACAACGCCCTCGGCGTCGATATCGACTGGTATGACCAAGAGGTCTACCGCAAGACCTCCATCATCGCGCGGCAGGTCTTCCCGGTAGAGCTTGACATCGACCACCCGCGCTGGATCCCAGGCCTGCGCCGCATGGATCAGGCCATGCGCGACATGGACGCGGCAAAGCGCAAGGGCGGCATCGCCGGATGGATCGGGCACAAGACCGCCTCCGCCCGCGCGGCGCTGGCCTTCGCGGGCCTCTACCTGATCCCGGTCAAACACATGACGCCCCCGGCCAATGTCCGGCTGGAGCCGTCCTTTTGA
- the puhE gene encoding putative photosynthetic complex assembly protein PuhE, whose translation MNTPWIAAVAALFLWWFSTGIILWRVKRADQEGRDAHLWSVILGLPLLLGGFVALRHTLQDDTAIGAFTAFVAALAIWGWLELAFLSGIIAGPNTAPCPPYAPLWERFIRAVGTILWHELALMGTLGVIAQISEGATNRFALWTFAILFFARISAKLNLFFGVPRIHTEFLPRPLAHLASHFRRASMNAFFPASITALSFAVACFLERLWSAQTEGQVIGYTLLSALTLLALLEHWFMVVPLPDQKLWRWMLPAQRPDLTTAKTTGLTRPDQPLTVRK comes from the coding sequence ATGAATACCCCGTGGATCGCAGCCGTCGCGGCCCTGTTCCTATGGTGGTTTTCCACTGGCATCATCCTGTGGCGCGTCAAACGCGCCGATCAGGAAGGCCGCGACGCCCATTTGTGGAGTGTGATCCTCGGCCTGCCCCTTCTCCTCGGCGGCTTCGTCGCGCTGCGCCACACGCTTCAAGATGATACCGCCATCGGGGCCTTCACCGCCTTCGTGGCCGCGCTCGCGATCTGGGGCTGGCTGGAGCTGGCCTTCCTGTCAGGCATCATCGCAGGGCCGAATACGGCCCCCTGCCCGCCCTATGCGCCCCTGTGGGAACGGTTCATCCGCGCCGTGGGCACGATCCTGTGGCACGAGCTTGCCCTTATGGGCACCCTCGGCGTCATCGCCCAGATCAGCGAAGGCGCCACCAACCGCTTCGCCCTTTGGACCTTCGCCATCCTCTTCTTCGCGCGCATCTCGGCCAAGCTGAACCTCTTCTTCGGCGTCCCGCGCATCCATACCGAATTTCTGCCTCGGCCTCTCGCGCATCTGGCCAGCCATTTCCGCCGGGCCTCGATGAACGCATTCTTCCCGGCCTCAATCACCGCGCTCTCCTTCGCCGTGGCCTGTTTCCTTGAACGGCTCTGGTCCGCCCAGACCGAAGGTCAGGTGATCGGCTATACCCTTCTCTCCGCCCTGACCCTGCTCGCCCTCCTTGAACACTGGTTCATGGTGGTGCCGCTGCCCGATCAGAAACTCTGGCGCTGGATGCTTCCTGCCCAGCGCCCCGACCTGACCACCGCTAAGACAACGGGCCTCACAAGACCCGACCAGCCACTGACAGTGAGGAAATAA
- the hemA gene encoding 5-aminolevulinate synthase: protein MDFDAIFQDQLDTLKAEGNYRVFADLERRCGSFPKAANHKDGKVRDVTVWCSNDYLGMGQNETVVKAMVEAVQTCGTGAGGTRNISGTNHHHLLLEHELADLHGKEAALLFTSGYVSNWAALSTLGARIPNAVILSDEKNHASMIEGIRHSRADKVLWKHNDWRDLDRKLHAVGDRPKVVAFESVYSMDGDIAPIREIVEVCEAHGALSYIDEVHAVGMYGPHGGGVTEELGLAHRIDLIEGTLGKAFGCVGGYITGSAALCDFVRSFASGFIFTTALPPAVAAAAAASIRHLKQSDEERRMQKANVAKLRARLDRAGIPHMANDSHIIPVMIGDPVKCRMVSNILMDDWGIYVQPINYPTVPKGTERLRITPGPLHSDADIDHLVTALSSLWQRCAVAHAVA, encoded by the coding sequence ATGGACTTCGACGCAATCTTCCAAGACCAGCTCGACACGCTCAAGGCCGAAGGCAATTACCGCGTTTTCGCCGATCTCGAACGTCGCTGCGGGTCTTTCCCCAAGGCCGCCAACCACAAGGACGGCAAGGTGCGCGATGTCACCGTCTGGTGCTCGAATGACTATCTCGGCATGGGGCAGAACGAAACCGTGGTGAAGGCAATGGTCGAGGCGGTGCAAACCTGCGGCACAGGTGCAGGCGGTACGCGCAACATCTCGGGCACCAACCACCACCACCTGCTTCTCGAACACGAACTCGCCGACCTGCACGGCAAAGAGGCCGCCCTTCTCTTCACCTCGGGCTATGTCTCCAACTGGGCCGCGCTCTCCACCCTCGGCGCACGCATCCCCAACGCGGTCATCCTGTCGGATGAAAAGAACCACGCCTCCATGATCGAAGGCATCCGCCATTCCCGCGCCGACAAGGTGCTGTGGAAGCACAACGATTGGCGCGACCTTGACCGCAAGCTGCATGCCGTGGGTGACCGACCCAAGGTCGTGGCCTTTGAGTCCGTCTATTCCATGGATGGCGACATCGCACCCATCCGCGAGATCGTCGAGGTCTGCGAAGCCCATGGCGCGCTGTCCTATATCGACGAGGTGCATGCCGTGGGCATGTACGGCCCCCATGGCGGCGGCGTGACGGAAGAGTTGGGCCTCGCCCATCGCATCGATCTGATCGAAGGCACGCTGGGCAAGGCCTTCGGCTGCGTCGGCGGCTATATCACAGGCTCTGCCGCGCTGTGCGACTTTGTCCGCAGCTTTGCCTCCGGCTTCATCTTCACCACCGCCCTGCCCCCTGCCGTGGCCGCCGCTGCCGCCGCCTCCATCCGCCACCTGAAACAATCCGATGAAGAACGGCGCATGCAAAAGGCCAATGTCGCCAAACTCCGCGCGCGGCTGGATCGGGCGGGCATCCCGCACATGGCCAATGACAGCCACATCATCCCCGTGATGATCGGCGATCCGGTGAAATGCCGGATGGTGTCGAACATCCTGATGGATGACTGGGGCATCTATGTGCAGCCGATCAACTACCCCACGGTTCCGAAAGGAACCGAACGGCTCCGCATCACCCCCGGCCCGCTGCATTCCGACGCCGATATCGACCATCTGGTGACGGCGCTTTCGTCTCTTTGGCAGCGCTGCGCCGTGGCGCATGCCGTGGCATAG
- a CDS encoding c-type cytochrome gives MKTKLTALAVLSTVLAAPAFAAGDAEAGAKVFNKCQTCHVVANEAGEVLAGRNAKTGPNLYGVIGRAAGTYPEFKYGESIVALGAGGFTWTEADLAVYLADPAKFLKEKLGDDKAKSKMSFKLNNETEAANVAAFLASFSAAPAEGEAAPAEGEATN, from the coding sequence ATGAAGACCAAACTGACTGCCCTTGCCGTGCTCTCCACTGTCCTCGCAGCGCCTGCCTTCGCGGCCGGCGATGCCGAAGCGGGCGCCAAGGTATTCAACAAGTGCCAGACCTGCCACGTCGTCGCCAATGAGGCCGGCGAAGTGCTGGCTGGCCGCAATGCCAAGACCGGGCCGAACCTCTATGGCGTTATCGGTCGTGCAGCAGGGACCTACCCCGAGTTCAAATATGGTGAATCGATCGTCGCACTTGGCGCTGGCGGCTTCACCTGGACCGAGGCCGACCTTGCGGTCTACCTTGCCGACCCGGCCAAGTTCCTGAAGGAAAAGCTGGGTGACGACAAAGCGAAGTCGAAGATGTCCTTCAAGCTCAACAACGAAACCGAAGCGGCCAATGTGGCGGCTTTCCTCGCCTCTTTCTCGGCCGCTCCGGCTGAAGGCGAGGCAGCGCCTGCCGAAGGCGAAGCGACCAACTGA
- the urtE gene encoding urea ABC transporter ATP-binding subunit UrtE encodes MIRTEGLTLHYGGSQILYGIDMEAKAGEVTCVMGTNGVGKTSLLKALAGTHPRSGGRVFLGGEEVPKLPPQGMAKRGLAVVPQGRMIFPLLTVKENMETAFALLPKAEHRIPDEIYELFHVLKDMGHRRGGDLSGGQQQQLAIARAMIMRPRVLLLDEPTEGIQPNIIQQIGRVIAYLREKGDMAIILVEQYFDFAYGLADRFYVLKRGAVALQGTKAELSQDTLRATVSV; translated from the coding sequence ATGATCAGGACCGAAGGGCTGACACTGCATTACGGCGGGTCGCAGATCCTTTATGGCATCGACATGGAGGCGAAGGCGGGCGAGGTGACCTGTGTGATGGGGACGAATGGGGTGGGAAAAACCTCACTTCTCAAGGCCTTGGCGGGAACACACCCACGGTCCGGCGGGCGGGTGTTTCTGGGCGGGGAAGAGGTTCCGAAACTGCCGCCGCAGGGGATGGCGAAGCGGGGGTTGGCGGTGGTGCCGCAGGGGCGGATGATCTTTCCCCTGTTGACGGTGAAGGAGAATATGGAGACGGCATTCGCGCTGCTGCCCAAGGCGGAGCATCGGATTCCAGACGAAATTTATGAGCTTTTCCATGTGCTTAAGGATATGGGCCATCGCCGGGGGGGGGATCTTTCGGGCGGGCAGCAGCAGCAACTGGCGATTGCGCGGGCGATGATCATGCGTCCCCGCGTGTTGCTTTTGGATGAGCCGACCGAGGGCATCCAGCCCAATATCATCCAGCAGATCGGGCGGGTGATTGCCTATCTGCGGGAGAAGGGCGACATGGCTATCATATTGGTGGAACAGTATTTTGACTTCGCCTATGGGCTGGCGGATCGGTTTTATGTCCTGAAACGGGGGGCGGTGGCCTTGCAGGGGACGAAGGCCGAACTGTCGCAGGACACGCTGCGGGCGACGGTGTCTGTCTAG
- the urtD gene encoding urea ABC transporter ATP-binding protein UrtD, with product MTALLEVSGVSVTFDGFRAINNLSFSIGAQELRAIIGPNGAGKTTFMDIVTGKTRPDAGTVTFGERSISLLSLSEAEIARVGVGRKFQRPTVFEDQTVAENLTMALKAHRAPWRVLFWNEGPNDRAKVEELAQEVGLAEHLPRKAGELSHGQKQWLEIGMLLAQGPRLLLVDEPAAGMTLAEREHTTALLVEMAKTRAVVVVEHDMEFVRRLNCKVTVLHEGAVLAEGSLEHVTKNQQVIEVYLGRG from the coding sequence ATGACTGCGCTTCTGGAAGTATCGGGCGTGTCTGTCACCTTTGATGGGTTCCGCGCCATCAACAACCTGTCCTTTTCCATTGGCGCGCAGGAATTGCGGGCCATCATCGGGCCGAACGGGGCGGGCAAGACCACGTTTATGGACATCGTCACGGGAAAGACGCGGCCCGATGCTGGGACGGTAACCTTCGGGGAACGTTCGATTTCCTTGCTATCCTTGTCCGAGGCCGAGATTGCGCGGGTCGGGGTAGGGCGTAAATTCCAGCGACCGACGGTGTTTGAAGATCAGACGGTCGCCGAAAACCTGACCATGGCGCTGAAGGCGCATCGCGCGCCGTGGCGCGTGTTGTTCTGGAACGAGGGGCCGAATGACCGTGCCAAGGTAGAAGAATTGGCGCAAGAGGTTGGTTTGGCAGAACATTTGCCGCGAAAGGCGGGCGAGTTGAGCCATGGGCAGAAGCAGTGGCTAGAGATCGGTATGCTGTTGGCGCAGGGGCCGCGGCTTTTGCTTGTGGACGAACCCGCCGCGGGCATGACGCTGGCGGAGCGGGAGCATACGACCGCGCTGCTGGTGGAGATGGCAAAGACCCGGGCGGTGGTGGTGGTGGAGCATGATATGGAGTTTGTGCGGCGGCTGAATTGCAAGGTGACGGTGCTGCATGAAGGGGCGGTTCTGGCCGAGGGGTCGCTGGAACATGTCACGAAAAATCAACAGGTTATCGAAGTCTATCTGGGGCGCGGCTGA
- the urtC gene encoding urea ABC transporter permease subunit UrtC — protein sequence MTRQTFVERSFLAKNPSVLWFILILAIFTLGVTVLSEAYGVAFLSTSFIKTLGKTLCLCLVALAMDLIWGYAGILSLGHMAFFAIGGYMLGMWLMYARTEEIVVAALAQGGLPATAEEIRQGIAVQIFGVVGASEFPPIWAFAHSFWAQLFLVVAVPGVLALIFGWLAFRSRVTGVYLSILTQAMTLALALYLFQNDSGLRGNNGLSGLQNLPGLSDVSQDDLSVWFFWASAFALGAGYVLLAWVVSGKFGSVIRAIRDDEQRVRFLGYSVEGYKLFVFTLTAVIAAIAGALYYPQAGIINPAELAPIASIYLAVWVAIGGRGRLYGAVIGAAFVSLLSSWFTGGRAPSIPLGFYTINWVDWWLVLLGLSFVAVTLFAPKGIGGLFDLWQGRKSPDRKGAALGPDDGALQEKEALK from the coding sequence ATGACGCGCCAAACCTTTGTAGAGCGGTCCTTTTTGGCCAAGAACCCCTCGGTCCTGTGGTTCATCCTGATCCTTGCGATCTTCACGCTGGGCGTAACGGTCCTGTCCGAGGCCTATGGGGTGGCCTTCCTTTCCACCTCCTTCATCAAGACGCTGGGCAAGACGCTTTGCCTTTGCCTCGTCGCTTTGGCGATGGACTTAATCTGGGGCTATGCGGGCATCCTTTCCCTTGGTCACATGGCCTTTTTCGCCATTGGCGGCTACATGCTTGGCATGTGGCTGATGTATGCGCGGACCGAGGAGATCGTGGTCGCGGCACTGGCGCAGGGGGGGCTGCCCGCTACGGCGGAAGAGATCCGGCAGGGTATCGCTGTACAGATCTTCGGAGTGGTCGGCGCGTCGGAATTCCCGCCGATCTGGGCCTTTGCCCATAGTTTCTGGGCGCAGCTCTTTCTTGTTGTGGCGGTGCCGGGAGTGTTGGCCCTGATCTTTGGCTGGTTGGCCTTTCGTAGCAGGGTGACGGGGGTCTATCTGTCGATTCTGACACAGGCGATGACGCTGGCCCTTGCTCTGTATCTCTTTCAAAATGACAGCGGATTGCGCGGCAATAACGGGCTGTCGGGGTTGCAGAACCTGCCAGGTCTTTCGGATGTATCGCAGGATGACCTGTCGGTCTGGTTCTTCTGGGCCTCGGCTTTTGCCTTGGGGGCGGGCTATGTGCTGCTGGCCTGGGTCGTTTCGGGCAAGTTCGGATCGGTGATCCGGGCCATCCGCGATGACGAACAACGGGTGCGCTTCCTTGGCTATTCCGTTGAAGGATATAAGCTTTTCGTCTTTACCCTCACGGCGGTGATCGCGGCGATTGCTGGGGCGCTTTATTATCCGCAGGCCGGGATCATCAACCCGGCGGAGCTGGCCCCCATCGCGTCGATTTATCTGGCGGTCTGGGTGGCGATTGGTGGGCGTGGGCGGCTTTACGGGGCGGTGATCGGGGCTGCCTTCGTTTCGCTGCTGTCATCTTGGTTCACTGGGGGGCGGGCGCCTTCGATCCCCTTGGGCTTCTACACGATCAACTGGGTGGATTGGTGGCTGGTTCTGCTGGGGTTGTCTTTTGTCGCTGTAACGCTGTTCGCGCCGAAGGGGATTGGTGGGCTGTTCGACCTGTGGCAGGGGCGCAAGAGCCCAGATCGCAAGGGGGCCGCCTTGGGGCCGGATGACGGGGCTTTGCAAGAGAAGGAGGCGTTGAAATGA